One Gossypium arboreum isolate Shixiya-1 chromosome 13, ASM2569848v2, whole genome shotgun sequence genomic window, TTTCCAGATGGAACAGTTATGTCCCCAATATGGGTTGCCAAGTTATTGCTAGGGAAGGACAGAGAAGGAAGGAAGGATTTGGGGACCTTCCTCCAAAAAGAAAAAGTTGTTCTGCAAGAAACCTACAAGGATAACCCTGTACTTCTTCATTTGCATTTACATGAACTTCTCTAAACTGGTTTCATTGCCTCCTTTGAAACTCCTTGTAAACATGAACAAGCCCCTTTCATTTGTTAAAATACATCCTTTATATCTTATCAATTATCACCAATAACTTCCTCAAGAATCCTAAGAACAAGCAGGCTAGTTCATCAGATCATTCCAAATATAATAACCACTAAATTCGACATAGACAGATAAACATTTAAAGGCAAAAAGTGATAAAAAAGAAAACCAACCTGCTGCACTGCTGACAAAACCGCTGTTCAATTCCATTGACAATTACTTTGGCAGTCTTAGAGTGAGCCTCACAAACTTTGTGCCTCTTGTGGTAATCTTTTGAAGAGCTAAGGTCCTTGTTGCAACCATAAACTTGACAGCAAGGAATTTGAGAATGTGAGCTTGTGGTTCGAGCTTTCTTCGGCACAAAAGCCGGTCGAACAGGGGAAACAACAGAGGTTTCCTTCAAGAATTTGCCATGGTGTGCATCTTTATAGTCAGTCAATCTCCCAAGCTTCAAATCAATGAGTGAAGATTCCTGACTGTTAGAGTCCATCAAAGAACTGCAATGCTTGGAACCAGATTCTTCTTCACCAAAATATGAAGTAGAGGAAATCATACAAGTAGGAGAAACTAGACCTTTAGTAGAATCATTACCAAACTCAGCTCCAAAAATCCCCATACTGGTGTTACCATAAAAGGGTTTTTTGTTCATATCAGCAGCAATACCAAAATCCATGAATTCCATGCTCTCAACACCTTCAAGATCAGTGGAAGGCTTGAGGTCCCAACTTAGCATTGCTTTCCTACTTCTAGAAAAAGCATCCAAATCCATTTCATCGGTAAACAGAAGGCCTTTCCCTTCAGACCCATAGCTCCAAGACTCCATCACTATGAATAATGTAAATGCCTATACATAATTGGTAAACAAGTTAAACATAAGAATCATCAACACTTCAAAGGAACAAATAAATTGGAAACTTGAAGCATACAATAGCAGCTTATCAGTAGACAAAAATAATGTGCTAACAAATAACAAGCGTAATAAAGATTCAGACCATCGGCTTCATCAGTGTATTATTTCAATTTTAGCATtacattacaaaaataaaataaaaaaggaaagttaagagatatttaagaagAGAACGAATCGGAGCTATGTTCGGTTGCAGTGAAAGTGAAGGagaaaatcaaaaagaaaatttaaacacAATGAACTTCTTCATAATAAGTTAACTGAGTAAAGATGATGATTCGAGTTGCCCAAGAAAAAGGCTGATAATTATTTTCTTTGCTAAAAAAAGAAATGAACAAATTCCTATACTTTTGATAATCCAATCCCATGGAAGCAATTATTGAAAAACATAATAAGTTTAGCTGAAGCAGAAGAAAACCCAaatttcatagaatcaaaaaaaaaaattctttcacATTTCAAATCCCAAGAAAACAGAGTTGCTAAGAAAAAGCTTACTCTCTCTTTGTTTTCCAAACTCTTaatcaaccaaaaaaaaaagtgGGAAAAAAAAGCAAGATGAAAACAACCCATTAACGGAGATTAACAGACAAAAAGAGTTCACATGGGTACGTTTAGTCCCTGTTAAAAACTGTATTAGAACAATTTAGGATGTCGCAAGAT contains:
- the LOC108461834 gene encoding squamosa promoter-binding-like protein 6 isoform X1, with the protein product MGCFHLAFFSHFFFWLIKSLENKERVSFFLATLFSWDLKCERIFFFDSMKFGFSSASAKLIMFFNNCFHGIGLSKAFTLFIVMESWSYGSEGKGLLFTDEMDLDAFSRSRKAMLSWDLKPSTDLEGVESMEFMDFGIAADMNKKPFYGNTSMGIFGAEFGNDSTKGLVSPTCMISSTSYFGEEESGSKHCSSLMDSNSQESSLIDLKLGRLTDYKDAHHGKFLKETSVVSPVRPAFVPKKARTTSSHSQIPCCQVYGCNKDLSSSKDYHKRHKVCEAHSKTAKVIVNGIEQRFCQQCSRFHLLAEFDEGKRSCRKRLAGHNERRRKIHFNTFSGKSHKLLHSYQGTKFLGTSIPKQTPFVVPNIFQVDFLHPERHAYSNQYQQVKSEEKPMYSSQSATPITNGQSSFFHMHGIGKQHLSGTLSSATEAFDASSAAPTVKELSGVSRSDCALSLLSAQSLDLSSHVTGIQMTRPLINQAGHANRNTEKSAAMSYSEKGSSFYSCGMNPTGVSQEGSVVVSDAGHTANFEGKVQDLDLLSARYCLSPENGTTVDLLQLSTHLQRVEQQRNSMQVKQENEDLFYFLST